A section of the Leptospira kobayashii genome encodes:
- a CDS encoding LytR/AlgR family response regulator transcription factor, with the protein MTNESKEWKTLIVEDEAPTRDLLVNYCLSRPELRLSKVAKDGEEALEYLQSEEFDLAFLDINLPILSGLEILERLENPPYIIFITALRDKAIEAFELGAIDYLLKPFSKDRFFKAVDRSIQFLQKKEEKASGNVFNEHGLFILEKENHFLIPYKDINFISSRDNFSIVHTDEREYVTYKSLKSLETKLPPGRFLRIYKQHIINLEKLSHLQTDNMGNYAVYLKDEDETQLPVGRKYISKIKEML; encoded by the coding sequence ATGACTAACGAAAGTAAAGAATGGAAAACTTTGATTGTGGAAGACGAGGCTCCTACAAGAGACTTGCTCGTTAATTACTGTTTATCTCGTCCGGAGTTGCGTTTGTCCAAGGTAGCCAAAGACGGGGAAGAAGCTTTGGAATATTTACAATCGGAAGAATTCGATTTGGCGTTCTTGGATATCAATCTACCGATTCTTTCGGGTTTGGAAATTTTAGAAAGACTGGAAAACCCTCCCTATATCATTTTTATTACCGCTTTGCGTGATAAAGCGATCGAAGCTTTCGAGTTAGGTGCCATTGATTATCTACTGAAGCCGTTTTCAAAAGATCGGTTTTTCAAAGCGGTTGACCGATCGATTCAGTTTTTGCAAAAAAAAGAGGAAAAAGCTTCCGGTAATGTCTTTAATGAGCATGGACTTTTTATCTTGGAAAAAGAAAATCACTTTCTGATTCCTTACAAAGATATCAATTTTATTTCTTCCAGAGACAATTTCAGTATAGTTCATACGGATGAAAGAGAGTATGTAACGTATAAGTCTTTAAAAAGTTTGGAAACAAAATTACCTCCTGGTCGTTTTTTAAGAATCTATAAACAGCATATCATCAATTTGGAAAAATTGTCACATCTTCAAACGGACAATATGGGAAACTATGCAGTGTATTTAAAAGATGAGGATGAAACTCAATTGCCCGTCGGTCGCAAATACATTTCCAAAATAAAAGAAATGCTCTGA